Proteins encoded by one window of bacterium:
- a CDS encoding class I SAM-dependent methyltransferase — protein sequence MENDNRYSFNYDSKERFISYWHQIHEILTTNPQNVLEVGIGNGFVSEYLIKNGVNITTVDLEQRLEPDVVGDIHSLPFADSSFDAVSAFQVLEHLPFDDFQKGIAELARISRSHVLISLPHGRRYGNYKLPRIGEVLFPKLTGRWHLLSKEHFWELDYPGYKLKTVIGKIESCGLNVEKTYRIFENPYHRIFVLREKK from the coding sequence TTGGAAAACGACAATCGATATAGCTTTAATTATGATTCCAAAGAAAGGTTTATTTCTTATTGGCATCAAATACACGAGATTTTAACGACGAATCCCCAAAATGTTCTCGAAGTAGGCATCGGCAATGGATTTGTTTCGGAATATCTCATCAAAAATGGTGTCAATATAACAACAGTCGATCTTGAACAAAGACTCGAACCCGATGTTGTAGGGGATATACACTCCTTACCTTTTGCCGATTCCTCTTTCGATGCGGTATCTGCTTTTCAAGTTCTCGAACATCTGCCATTCGACGATTTTCAAAAGGGGATTGCCGAATTAGCTAGGATATCGAGAAGCCATGTTTTAATCTCGCTTCCACATGGAAGACGCTATGGTAATTATAAGCTTCCGCGAATAGGTGAGGTGCTCTTTCCTAAACTCACCGGAAGATGGCATCTTTTAAGTAAGGAACATTTTTGGGAACTAGATTATCCCGGGTATAAGTTAAAAACCGTTATCGGGAAAATCGAATCGTGTGGGCTAAATGTTGAGAAGACCTATAGGATATTCGAGAATCCCTATCATAGGATTTTCGTTTTACGGGAAAAGAAATGA